In the genome of Actinomadura graeca, one region contains:
- a CDS encoding MBL fold metallo-hydrolase, with amino-acid sequence MSYTGNVEAGGRPDVRELPGLAVTKVAVGPYDNNAYILRCTATGEQLLVDAANEASRLLELLGDGPLSRIVTTHRHQDHWMALAEVARATGAPVVAHPRDAEALPEPVAEPVEHGATVRVGRATLEVVHLRGHTPGSIALLYDAGGELAATPHLFTGDSLFPGGVGNTWGDPTLFKQLLADVEERVFDRLPDATWFYPGHGKDSTLGRERPSLPEWRSRGW; translated from the coding sequence ATGAGCTACACGGGCAACGTCGAGGCCGGCGGCCGCCCCGACGTCCGGGAGCTGCCGGGCCTGGCCGTCACGAAGGTGGCGGTGGGCCCCTACGACAACAACGCCTACATCCTGCGCTGCACCGCCACCGGCGAGCAGCTGCTGGTGGACGCGGCCAACGAGGCGTCCCGCCTGCTGGAGCTGCTCGGGGACGGGCCGCTCTCCCGCATCGTGACCACCCACCGCCACCAGGACCACTGGATGGCGCTGGCCGAGGTGGCGCGGGCCACGGGCGCGCCGGTCGTGGCGCACCCGCGCGACGCCGAGGCGCTGCCCGAGCCGGTCGCCGAGCCGGTCGAGCACGGGGCGACCGTCCGGGTGGGACGCGCGACCCTGGAGGTCGTCCACCTGCGCGGGCACACGCCCGGCTCGATCGCCCTGCTGTACGACGCGGGCGGCGAGCTGGCGGCGACCCCGCACCTGTTCACCGGCGACAGCCTCTTCCCCGGCGGCGTCGGCAACACCTGGGGCGACCCGACCCTGTTCAAGCAGCTGCTGGCGGACGTGGAGGAGCGCGTGTTCGACCGCCTTCCCGACGCCACCTGGTTCTACCCTGGCCACGGCAAGGACTCCACGCTCGGCCGCGAGCGCCCCTCGCTGCCGGAATGGCGGTCCCGCGGCTGGTGA